From Nocardia sp. XZ_19_385, the proteins below share one genomic window:
- a CDS encoding phospho-sugar mutase, which produces MLRFGTAGLRGPLQDGPDGMNVETVSRATAGLCVWLRGRCLGGGTVVVGRDARHGSAEFATATAEIFAAAGFPVLLLPEPVPTPVVAYAVRELGAVCGVQITASHNPPADNGYKVYLDGGSQLIAPADAEIERCIEAVAEPIERLPVVPADDDLVRRYLNRVGRLRELIGGTGARADIRIALTALHGVGGAIAVQALAAAGFTDVHVVAEQFEPDPDFPTVAFPNPEEPGATDLLLALAEKVDAEVAIALDPDADRCAVGIRGPAGWRMLRGDETGVLLADCVLGTAAPDSLVATTIVSSRLLSKLAPARGARYAETLTGFKWLARAGDRLAYAYEEAIGHCVDPSAVRDKDGISAAVVTADLVARLKARGRTLQDELDDYALEFGLHAGAQVSLRLPDVTAAAAVVGRLRTDPPSEIAGEPVKYTDLLQARGRMHTDALVFEGTTFRIVVRPSGTEPKLKYYLEVVEPVPERAALGAAKAAAAEHLSRLREFTRNS; this is translated from the coding sequence ATGCTGCGGTTCGGCACGGCCGGTCTGCGCGGTCCGCTGCAGGACGGCCCGGACGGCATGAACGTGGAGACGGTGTCGCGGGCGACCGCGGGACTGTGCGTGTGGTTGCGCGGGCGCTGCCTGGGCGGCGGCACGGTAGTGGTGGGGCGCGACGCCCGGCACGGCTCCGCCGAATTCGCCACCGCGACCGCGGAAATCTTTGCGGCGGCGGGTTTTCCGGTGCTGCTGCTGCCGGAACCGGTGCCCACGCCGGTGGTCGCCTACGCGGTCCGTGAGCTGGGCGCGGTGTGCGGGGTGCAGATCACCGCGTCGCACAATCCGCCCGCCGACAACGGGTACAAGGTGTACCTCGACGGTGGTTCGCAGTTGATCGCGCCCGCCGACGCCGAGATCGAACGCTGTATCGAGGCCGTCGCCGAACCCATCGAACGGCTGCCCGTGGTTCCCGCCGACGACGATCTGGTGCGGCGCTACCTGAATCGAGTGGGGCGGCTGCGCGAGCTGATCGGCGGGACCGGAGCCCGCGCCGATATCCGCATCGCCCTGACCGCGCTGCACGGCGTCGGCGGCGCGATCGCGGTGCAAGCGCTTGCGGCAGCGGGCTTCACCGATGTGCACGTGGTGGCCGAGCAGTTCGAACCGGACCCGGACTTCCCGACGGTCGCGTTCCCGAACCCGGAGGAGCCCGGCGCCACCGACCTGCTGCTCGCGCTGGCCGAAAAGGTCGATGCCGAGGTGGCGATCGCGCTCGACCCGGATGCCGACCGGTGCGCTGTCGGGATCCGCGGGCCTGCGGGGTGGCGGATGCTGCGCGGAGACGAAACCGGTGTGCTGCTTGCCGATTGCGTGCTGGGCACGGCGGCTCCGGACTCGTTGGTGGCCACGACAATTGTCTCCTCGCGGCTGTTGTCCAAGCTCGCGCCCGCCCGCGGCGCCCGCTACGCCGAAACCCTGACCGGCTTCAAATGGCTGGCCCGCGCCGGCGACCGCCTCGCCTATGCCTACGAGGAAGCGATCGGGCACTGCGTCGATCCGTCCGCGGTGCGCGACAAGGACGGTATTTCCGCCGCCGTGGTCACCGCCGACCTGGTCGCGCGCCTGAAGGCCCGTGGCCGCACGCTCCAGGACGAACTCGACGACTACGCACTGGAATTCGGCCTGCACGCGGGCGCACAGGTGTCCTTGCGCCTGCCCGATGTGACCGCTGCCGCCGCCGTAGTGGGTCGGCTGCGCACCGACCCACCCAGCGAAATCGCGGGCGAGCCGGTGAAATACACCGATCTGCTCCAGGCTCGGGGCCGAATGCACACCGACGCACTGGTTTTCGAAGGCACTACCTTCCGGATCGTGGTCCGGCCGTCCGGCACGGAGCCGAAGCTGAAGTACTACCTGGAAGTCGTCGAGCCCGTCCCGGAGCGCGCCGCCCTCGGCGCGGCGAAAGCCGCCGCCGCGGAACACCTCTCACGACTGCGAGAATTCACTCGGAATTCGTGA
- a CDS encoding YbaB/EbfC family nucleoid-associated protein yields MSAEMDALVANATAKLEALEAALYGLKQVRGAFTTEDGAVSVEVDSDGALTGLKLSEAVTSMAPADVSQLIVWACRQAAEDAGGQRSNVIAALNESFAPAAEATPGSVGGGRDSA; encoded by the coding sequence ATGAGTGCCGAGATGGACGCGCTGGTCGCCAACGCGACGGCGAAGCTGGAGGCCCTCGAGGCCGCGCTGTACGGCCTCAAGCAGGTGCGCGGGGCCTTCACCACCGAGGACGGCGCGGTCAGCGTCGAGGTGGACAGCGACGGCGCGCTGACCGGGCTGAAGCTGTCGGAGGCGGTCACTTCGATGGCGCCGGCCGACGTCAGCCAGCTGATCGTGTGGGCCTGCCGGCAGGCAGCGGAGGACGCCGGCGGGCAGCGCTCGAACGTCATTGCCGCACTGAACGAGTCGTTCGCACCCGCCGCGGAGGCCACTCCGGGGTCCGTTGGGGGCGGTCGAGATAGTGCCTGA
- the sdhC gene encoding succinate dehydrogenase, cytochrome b556 subunit, protein MTTIEAPAPPKRKFTLYRGDPGMWSWALHRITGVTIFFFLFVHVLDTALVRVSPDTYDQAIETYKTPIVALMEMGLVVCVLFHALNGVRVILVDFWSKGPKYQTVMLWVILTLVALLAIPAIGRMFFYLFTEH, encoded by the coding sequence ATGACCACGATAGAAGCTCCGGCCCCGCCGAAGCGGAAGTTCACGCTGTATCGAGGCGACCCGGGTATGTGGTCCTGGGCGCTGCACCGGATCACCGGTGTCACCATCTTCTTCTTCCTCTTCGTGCACGTCTTGGACACCGCACTGGTCCGGGTCAGCCCCGATACCTACGACCAGGCCATCGAGACCTACAAGACCCCCATCGTCGCCCTGATGGAGATGGGCCTCGTGGTCTGCGTGCTGTTCCACGCCCTCAACGGCGTTCGCGTCATCCTGGTCGACTTCTGGTCCAAGGGCCCGAAGTACCAGACGGTGATGCTCTGGGTCATCCTCACGCTGGTGGCCCTGCTGGCCATCCCCGCTATCGGCCGCATGTTCTTCTACCTGTTCACGGAGCACTGA
- a CDS encoding cytidine deaminase: protein MPEIDWNVLRDNAIQVMRNAYAPYSRFPVGAAALSSDGRIVSGCNVENVSYGLGLCAECVLIGNLHSGGGGRLLAVSVTDSRGEILMPCGRCRQLLYEHGGPDLLVDHRAGAKPLRELLPDAFGPDDLDAGQL, encoded by the coding sequence ATGCCGGAAATCGACTGGAATGTCCTGCGTGACAACGCAATTCAAGTCATGCGAAATGCCTATGCGCCGTACTCGCGGTTTCCGGTCGGGGCCGCAGCTCTCAGCTCCGATGGTCGAATTGTGAGCGGGTGCAATGTGGAGAATGTCTCATACGGATTGGGCCTCTGCGCCGAATGTGTACTCATCGGTAACCTCCATTCCGGCGGTGGGGGACGCCTACTCGCGGTCTCCGTCACCGATTCCCGCGGCGAAATCCTGATGCCCTGCGGCCGCTGCCGTCAGCTGCTCTACGAACACGGCGGACCCGACCTTCTGGTCGACCACAGAGCCGGGGCCAAGCCGCTGCGCGAGCTACTGCCCGACGCCTTCGGCCCAGACGACCTGGACGCCGGGCAGCTCTAG
- a CDS encoding C40 family peptidase has product MIDINLLAQPLINLLSSFGSGVIPSGGPSDSLTSASSALEQLHLLGKNSINQLNTALDGATADSATAKALRVQTSSAQTSDLLTEMATVVNQAAAQVETGQKELDTVVQSFVSNATSLLPTLTTPVGVTALVSTAIDHLNQGIGVVNKTQTELNTSTASMKELTPAPSTTPASTNTNLLSTAKSALDSLTSGTGGLANTALSTGTSLLTSATKGSTSKTATSTPSSSNTSTAKQNTGEVKTEKTENGGVKITLPDGSVVEAPNEKAAKAVTSALSAVGTPYVWGGNDPKNGIDCSGLTKWAYSEAGVELPRLAQEQHIGKQQISPGDLQPGDLAVWDGHVAMVVGNGQLVEAGDPVSVSSIRTENIGMEFYGFYRPTE; this is encoded by the coding sequence GTGATCGACATCAATCTGCTGGCCCAGCCACTGATCAACCTGCTGAGCAGTTTCGGCTCCGGCGTGATCCCGTCCGGCGGCCCGTCCGACTCGCTGACCTCGGCGTCCTCCGCCCTCGAGCAGCTGCATCTGCTGGGCAAGAACAGCATCAACCAGCTGAACACCGCGCTGGACGGCGCCACCGCCGACTCCGCCACCGCGAAGGCGCTGCGGGTGCAGACCTCCTCCGCCCAGACTTCGGACCTGCTGACCGAGATGGCCACGGTCGTCAATCAGGCCGCCGCACAGGTCGAGACCGGTCAGAAGGAACTCGACACCGTCGTCCAATCCTTCGTCAGCAACGCGACCAGCCTGCTGCCCACCCTCACCACCCCGGTCGGTGTGACGGCGCTGGTGAGCACGGCGATCGATCACCTCAATCAGGGCATCGGCGTGGTCAACAAGACGCAGACCGAGCTGAATACCTCGACCGCGAGCATGAAGGAGCTGACGCCGGCACCGTCCACCACGCCCGCGTCCACCAACACCAACCTGCTCTCCACCGCCAAGTCCGCACTGGACAGCTTGACCAGCGGCACCGGCGGCCTGGCCAACACCGCGCTGAGCACCGGCACGTCCTTGCTGACCAGCGCCACCAAGGGCTCGACGAGCAAGACCGCGACCTCGACCCCGAGCAGCTCGAACACCTCGACCGCCAAGCAGAACACCGGCGAGGTCAAGACCGAGAAGACAGAGAATGGCGGCGTGAAAATCACTCTGCCGGACGGCAGCGTGGTGGAGGCGCCGAACGAGAAGGCCGCCAAGGCGGTCACCTCGGCCCTGTCCGCCGTCGGCACGCCGTACGTATGGGGCGGCAACGACCCGAAGAACGGCATCGACTGCTCGGGCCTGACGAAGTGGGCCTACAGCGAGGCCGGCGTGGAACTGCCGCGCCTGGCCCAGGAACAGCACATCGGAAAACAGCAGATCTCGCCCGGTGACCTGCAGCCCGGCGACCTGGCCGTGTGGGACGGCCACGTCGCCATGGTGGTCGGCAACGGGCAACTCGTCGAGGCCGGCGATCCGGTCTCGGTCAGTTCCATCCGAACGGAGAACATAGGTATGGAGTTCTACGGCTTCTATAGGCCTACCGAATGA
- the upp gene encoding uracil phosphoribosyltransferase produces the protein MRTHTVEHPLAAALLTTMRDARTPNAAFRAALRDLTRVLIYEALREAPVTTFEISTPVAFTEGVRLAQPPLLVPVLRAGLGMIDAAVEMIPDARVGFVGIARDEDTHQPVPYMQSLPEDLAGLPVYVLDPMLATGGSMRHTLELLVARGATDITAVCVVAAPEGVATLADSGLPVRLVTAVVDAGLNENAYIVPGLGDAGDRQFGPR, from the coding sequence ATGCGTACGCACACCGTGGAGCACCCACTTGCCGCCGCCTTGCTGACCACCATGCGCGACGCGCGGACCCCGAACGCGGCCTTCCGTGCCGCCCTGCGTGATCTGACCCGGGTACTGATCTACGAGGCGCTGCGGGAGGCCCCGGTCACCACTTTCGAGATCTCCACCCCGGTGGCGTTCACCGAGGGTGTGCGGCTGGCGCAACCGCCGCTGCTGGTACCGGTGCTGCGGGCCGGGCTGGGCATGATCGACGCGGCCGTGGAGATGATCCCCGATGCCCGGGTCGGTTTCGTCGGCATCGCCCGGGACGAGGACACCCATCAGCCGGTCCCGTACATGCAGTCGCTGCCCGAGGACCTGGCGGGCCTGCCGGTCTATGTGCTCGATCCGATGCTGGCCACCGGCGGCTCGATGCGGCACACCCTGGAGCTGCTCGTCGCGCGCGGCGCCACCGACATCACCGCGGTCTGTGTCGTCGCCGCTCCGGAAGGCGTTGCCACGCTGGCAGATTCGGGCCTGCCGGTGCGGTTGGTCACCGCCGTGGTCGACGCGGGGTTGAACGAGAACGCCTACATCGTCCCGGGCCTGGGTGACGCGGGCGACCGCCAATTCGGCCCCCGCTGA
- a CDS encoding thymidine phosphorylase, which yields MTAVDAVSIITAKRDGGELSDAQIDWVIDRFTKGEVADEQMSALAMAIVWRGMTRRETARWTAAMIASGSRMDFTDLPRPTVDKHSTGGVGDKITLPLAPLVAACGAAVPQLSGRGLGHTGGTLDKLESIPGWRADVSVERMREMLADPEIGAVVCAAGADLAPADKRLYALRDVTGTVESIPLIASSIMSKKIAEGTAALVLDVKVGTGAFMKSLADARELATAMVELGTDSGVRTVALLTSMDTPLGRTAGNALEVAESVEVLAGGGPADIVELTIALAREMVALAGLDVDPAAALADGRAMDHWRAMVKAQGGDPDAALPRARHTEVVRADRDGVLTRLDAMGVGIAAWRLGAGRARQGDPVQFGAGIEMHAKPGDSVTAGQPLLTLHSDTPEAFAGAQSALTAAIDIGDLDQKTAPPVLLDRIAR from the coding sequence ATGACGGCGGTGGATGCGGTTTCGATCATTACGGCCAAGCGGGATGGCGGGGAACTCTCGGATGCCCAAATCGATTGGGTGATCGATCGATTCACCAAAGGCGAAGTCGCCGACGAGCAGATGAGCGCGTTGGCGATGGCGATCGTGTGGCGGGGGATGACGCGGCGGGAGACGGCGCGGTGGACGGCCGCGATGATCGCCTCCGGCAGCCGGATGGATTTCACCGATCTGCCGCGGCCGACCGTGGACAAGCATTCGACCGGCGGGGTGGGGGACAAGATCACGTTGCCGTTGGCGCCGCTGGTGGCGGCGTGCGGGGCCGCGGTGCCGCAGCTGTCCGGGCGGGGGCTCGGGCACACCGGCGGGACGCTGGACAAGCTGGAGTCGATTCCGGGATGGCGGGCCGATGTCTCGGTCGAGCGGATGCGGGAGATGCTGGCGGACCCGGAGATCGGTGCGGTGGTGTGCGCGGCCGGGGCGGATCTGGCTCCGGCCGACAAGCGGCTGTACGCGTTACGGGACGTCACCGGGACAGTCGAGTCCATTCCACTGATCGCCAGTTCGATCATGAGCAAGAAGATCGCCGAAGGCACCGCGGCACTGGTGCTCGACGTGAAGGTCGGAACCGGCGCCTTCATGAAGTCCCTGGCGGACGCGCGCGAATTGGCTACGGCCATGGTCGAACTGGGCACTGATTCCGGTGTCCGGACCGTGGCGTTGCTGACCTCGATGGATACCCCGCTCGGCCGCACCGCGGGCAACGCGCTCGAGGTCGCCGAATCGGTGGAGGTGCTCGCGGGCGGTGGTCCCGCCGACATCGTCGAGCTGACCATCGCGCTGGCCCGGGAAATGGTGGCGCTCGCGGGCCTGGATGTCGATCCCGCGGCTGCCCTCGCGGACGGCCGCGCGATGGACCACTGGCGTGCGATGGTCAAGGCCCAGGGCGGCGACCCCGATGCGGCGCTGCCCAGGGCGCGGCACACCGAGGTCGTGCGCGCCGATCGTGACGGCGTGCTCACCCGCCTCGACGCCATGGGCGTCGGCATCGCCGCGTGGCGGCTGGGCGCGGGCCGGGCGCGCCAGGGCGACCCGGTGCAATTCGGCGCGGGCATCGAAATGCACGCCAAGCCCGGCGATTCCGTTACCGCGGGCCAACCTCTGCTCACGCTGCACAGCGATACCCCGGAAGCATTCGCGGGCGCGCAGTCCGCCTTGACGGCCGCGATCGACATCGGCGACCTGGACCAGAAGACCGCGCCGCCGGTACTTCTGGACCGGATCGCCCGATGA
- a CDS encoding adenosine deaminase, with protein MTGPMPLTLASIRQAPKALLHDHLDGGLRPATVLELAADCGYDQLPANDAVTLGNWFRDAADSGSLERYLETFDHTVAVMQTPEGLRRVASECAQDLAADGVVYAEVRFAPEQHLERGLSLDEVVEHTLAGFREGEKLAAADGHPIVVTCLLTAMRHAARSREIAELTVRWRDRGVGGFDIAGAEAGYPPSRHLDAFEYMRANSANFTIHAGEAFGLPSIHEALAFCGCDRLGHGVRITDDIKVPGAIEDAQLGLVANYVRNKRIPLELCPSSNVQTGAVPSLDKHPFDLLARLRFRVTVNTDNRLMSDTSMSQEMLKLVQTFGYGWSDLERFTINAMKSAFIPFPERLRIIDDIIKPGYAVLLG; from the coding sequence ATGACAGGACCGATGCCTTTGACGCTTGCCTCGATCCGCCAAGCTCCCAAGGCGCTGTTGCACGATCACCTCGACGGTGGTCTGCGGCCCGCGACCGTGCTGGAGCTCGCCGCCGATTGCGGTTACGACCAACTACCCGCCAATGATGCCGTCACCCTGGGCAATTGGTTCCGGGACGCCGCCGACAGCGGTTCGCTGGAACGGTATCTGGAAACCTTCGACCACACCGTCGCGGTCATGCAGACCCCCGAGGGGCTGCGCCGCGTCGCCAGCGAATGCGCGCAGGACCTCGCCGCGGACGGTGTCGTCTACGCCGAGGTGCGCTTCGCCCCCGAACAGCACCTGGAACGTGGCCTCTCCCTGGACGAGGTGGTCGAGCACACCCTCGCCGGTTTCCGGGAGGGCGAGAAGCTCGCGGCCGCCGACGGGCACCCGATCGTGGTGACCTGCCTGCTCACCGCCATGCGGCATGCGGCGCGCTCACGCGAGATCGCCGAGCTCACGGTGCGGTGGCGCGATCGGGGTGTCGGCGGTTTCGATATCGCCGGCGCGGAAGCCGGTTATCCGCCCAGCCGGCACCTGGACGCCTTCGAATACATGCGGGCCAACAGCGCGAACTTCACCATCCACGCCGGTGAGGCGTTCGGCCTGCCGTCGATCCACGAGGCGCTGGCCTTCTGCGGTTGCGACCGCCTGGGCCACGGTGTGCGGATCACCGATGACATCAAGGTGCCCGGAGCCATCGAGGACGCACAGCTCGGCCTGGTCGCGAACTATGTCCGCAACAAGCGGATCCCGCTGGAGCTGTGTCCGTCGTCCAACGTGCAGACCGGCGCGGTGCCGTCCCTGGACAAGCACCCGTTCGACCTGCTCGCCCGGCTGCGGTTCCGCGTCACCGTCAACACCGACAACCGCCTGATGAGCGACACCAGCATGAGCCAGGAGATGCTGAAGCTGGTGCAGACCTTCGGTTACGGCTGGTCGGATCTGGAGCGCTTCACCATCAACGCGATGAAGTCGGCGTTCATCCCGTTCCCGGAACGTCTGCGCATCATCGACGACATCATCAAGCCCGGTTACGCGGTGCTGCTCGGTTAA
- the sdhA gene encoding succinate dehydrogenase flavoprotein subunit, which produces MSDSRIQEHRYDVVIVGAGGAGMRAAIEAGPRARTAVLTKLYPTRSHTGAAQGGMCAALANVEEDNWEWHTFDTVKGGDYLVDQDAAEIMAKEAIDAVMDLEKMGLPFNRTPEGKIDQRRFGGHTRDHGKAPVRRACYAADRTGHMILQTLYQNCVKHDVEFFNEFYVLDLVMTDSDRGPVATGVVAYELATGDIHVFHAKSIVFATGGSGRMYKTTSNAHTLTGDGMAIVFRKGLPLEDMEFHQFHPTGLAGLGILISEAVRGEGGILRNASGERFMERYAPTIKDLAPRDIVARSMVLEVLEGRGAGPNKDYVYIDVTHLGEDVLEEKLPDITEFARTYLGVDPVHELVPVMPTCHYVMGGIPTRIRGEVLRNNTDVVPGLYAAGECACVSVHGSNRLGTNSLLDINVFGRRAGIAAAEYALRTEFVEMPENPAAMVQDWLALILSDHGNERVADIRTELQYTMDMNAAVFRTEDTLKQALTDIHALKERYTRITVQDKGKRYNSDLLEAVELGFLLELAEVTVVGALNRKESRGGHAREDYPDRDDTNYMRHTMAYKTGPDLISDIRLDYKPVVQTRYEPMERKY; this is translated from the coding sequence ATGAGTGATTCCCGCATTCAGGAGCATCGCTACGACGTCGTGATCGTCGGTGCCGGTGGCGCCGGCATGCGCGCGGCGATCGAAGCAGGCCCGCGTGCCCGGACGGCTGTTCTGACCAAGCTGTACCCGACCCGCAGCCACACCGGCGCGGCCCAGGGCGGCATGTGCGCCGCGCTGGCGAACGTCGAAGAAGACAACTGGGAATGGCACACCTTCGACACCGTCAAGGGTGGCGATTACCTCGTCGACCAGGATGCCGCGGAGATCATGGCCAAGGAGGCCATCGACGCGGTGATGGACCTGGAGAAGATGGGTCTGCCGTTCAACCGGACCCCCGAAGGCAAGATCGACCAGCGTCGTTTCGGTGGCCACACCCGCGATCACGGTAAGGCGCCGGTCCGCCGCGCGTGTTACGCCGCCGACCGCACCGGCCACATGATTCTGCAGACGCTGTACCAGAACTGCGTCAAGCACGACGTGGAGTTCTTCAACGAGTTCTACGTGCTCGACCTGGTCATGACCGACTCCGACCGCGGCCCCGTGGCCACCGGTGTGGTCGCCTACGAGCTGGCCACCGGCGACATCCACGTCTTCCACGCGAAGTCGATCGTGTTCGCCACCGGCGGTTCGGGTCGCATGTACAAGACCACTTCCAATGCCCACACCCTCACCGGTGACGGCATGGCCATCGTCTTCCGCAAGGGTCTGCCCTTGGAGGACATGGAGTTCCACCAGTTCCATCCGACCGGCCTCGCGGGTCTGGGCATCCTCATCTCCGAGGCTGTCCGCGGCGAGGGCGGCATCCTGCGCAACGCCTCCGGTGAGCGCTTCATGGAGCGCTACGCCCCCACCATCAAGGACCTCGCGCCGCGTGACATCGTCGCCCGCTCGATGGTGCTCGAGGTGCTCGAAGGCCGTGGCGCCGGACCGAACAAGGATTACGTCTACATCGACGTGACCCACCTCGGCGAGGACGTGCTGGAGGAGAAGCTGCCCGACATCACCGAGTTCGCCCGCACCTACCTGGGTGTGGACCCGGTGCACGAGCTGGTGCCGGTCATGCCGACCTGCCACTACGTGATGGGCGGCATCCCGACCCGCATCCGCGGCGAGGTGCTGCGCAACAACACCGACGTGGTGCCCGGCCTGTACGCCGCCGGCGAATGCGCCTGTGTCTCGGTGCACGGCTCGAATCGTCTCGGCACCAACTCGCTGCTCGACATCAACGTGTTCGGCCGGCGCGCGGGTATCGCCGCCGCCGAGTACGCGCTGCGCACCGAGTTCGTCGAGATGCCGGAGAACCCGGCGGCGATGGTGCAGGACTGGCTGGCGCTGATCCTGTCCGATCACGGCAACGAGCGGGTCGCCGATATTCGCACCGAACTGCAGTACACGATGGATATGAACGCCGCCGTGTTCCGCACCGAGGACACCCTCAAGCAGGCGCTGACCGATATCCACGCGCTCAAGGAGCGGTACACGCGGATCACGGTGCAGGACAAGGGCAAGCGCTACAACAGCGACCTGCTCGAGGCCGTGGAGCTGGGCTTCCTGCTGGAGCTGGCCGAGGTCACCGTGGTCGGCGCGCTCAACCGCAAGGAATCGCGCGGCGGCCACGCCCGCGAGGACTACCCGGACCGCGACGACACCAACTACATGCGCCACACCATGGCGTACAAGACCGGTCCGGATCTGATCTCCGATATCCGCCTGGATTACAAGCCGGTGGTGCAGACCCGTTACGAGCCGATGGAGCGTAAGTACTGA
- a CDS encoding primosomal protein, with product MASGDIVPIELGLTDGDLVTLWAPRWRDGDDEWEAFLGHEDSLYGFESVAELAAFIRTDSDNDLVDHPAWKVVAGLSAAELEPEDTHSYDLVAVPELAAGDPDMDTVAELEDTLSMVRNIGEVCELEVVTKFFGSHPALGALAAGASFFADREGEEIWDQIGAAIVKDWDNVLDAVDSVVSVPEVDKAAVAVAEAELLAAEENVVDADDVADSEEEEEFETVDLTKDDEDEEEDEDDSFWHEVGIDPVKIITSESTYFTLRCYLDDEPIFLGKDGTISVFGSERALARYLADDHEHDLSRVSTYTDVQTAAVDGSLEVEVTDENVYVLPGLTEDLGEGPGAVDFEQLELAVELFTDASDYAEDDAVEQALAVSTPLGWYVSYLLNPDPTRMAPNPPFDAESKAWRELERNFESRLDPQK from the coding sequence ATGGCTTCTGGAGACATCGTCCCGATCGAGCTCGGCCTGACCGACGGCGATCTCGTCACACTGTGGGCACCGCGCTGGCGAGACGGTGACGACGAGTGGGAGGCGTTCCTCGGACACGAGGATTCGCTCTATGGTTTCGAGTCGGTCGCGGAGCTGGCCGCGTTCATCCGGACCGACTCCGACAACGACCTCGTCGACCATCCCGCGTGGAAGGTCGTCGCCGGTCTGTCGGCGGCCGAACTGGAGCCCGAGGATACGCACTCCTACGATCTGGTCGCGGTGCCGGAGCTGGCGGCCGGTGATCCCGATATGGACACCGTCGCCGAGCTCGAGGACACCCTGTCGATGGTGCGCAACATCGGTGAGGTGTGCGAGCTGGAAGTCGTCACCAAGTTCTTCGGCTCGCATCCGGCGCTCGGCGCGCTGGCCGCCGGTGCGAGCTTCTTCGCCGACCGCGAGGGCGAGGAGATCTGGGACCAGATCGGCGCCGCCATCGTCAAGGATTGGGACAACGTCCTCGACGCCGTCGACTCGGTCGTCTCGGTCCCCGAGGTCGACAAGGCGGCCGTGGCGGTCGCCGAGGCGGAACTGCTCGCTGCCGAGGAGAACGTCGTCGACGCCGACGACGTAGCCGACAGCGAAGAGGAAGAAGAGTTCGAAACCGTCGACCTGACCAAGGACGACGAGGACGAGGAAGAAGACGAGGACGACTCGTTCTGGCACGAGGTCGGCATCGACCCGGTCAAGATCATCACCTCCGAGAGCACCTACTTCACGCTGCGCTGCTATCTCGACGACGAACCGATCTTCCTCGGCAAGGACGGCACCATCTCGGTGTTCGGTAGCGAGCGGGCCCTGGCCCGCTACCTGGCCGACGATCACGAGCACGACCTGTCCCGGGTGAGCACCTACACCGATGTGCAGACCGCGGCGGTGGACGGTTCGCTCGAGGTCGAGGTGACCGACGAGAACGTCTACGTGCTGCCCGGTCTGACCGAGGATCTGGGCGAGGGCCCGGGCGCGGTCGACTTCGAGCAGCTCGAACTGGCAGTGGAATTGTTCACCGACGCTTCCGATTACGCCGAGGACGACGCGGTCGAGCAGGCGCTGGCGGTGTCCACCCCGCTGGGCTGGTATGTGTCCTACCTGCTCAACCCGGATCCGACCCGGATGGCGCCGAACCCGCCGTTCGACGCGGAATCCAAGGCGTGGCGCGAACTCGAGCGCAATTTCGAGTCGCGGCTCGACCCGCAGAAGTAG
- a CDS encoding succinate dehydrogenase hydrophobic membrane anchor subunit encodes MSAPVIGKSYDRPASLDLPRSPRARSNNNFEKYAWLFMRFSGVLLIFLVLGHMTIMLLLDGGVKRLNFAFVAGRWSSPFWQIWDLTMLWLAQLHGGNGLRTVIDDYSRKDSTRFWLKAALAVSMILVMGVGTYVIFTFDPNIS; translated from the coding sequence ATGTCGGCACCTGTTATCGGGAAGTCCTACGACCGCCCCGCGAGCCTGGACCTGCCGCGCTCGCCGCGCGCCCGCTCCAACAACAACTTCGAGAAGTACGCGTGGCTGTTCATGCGCTTCTCCGGTGTGCTGCTGATCTTCCTCGTGCTCGGCCACATGACGATCATGCTGCTGCTCGACGGCGGCGTGAAGCGCCTGAACTTCGCCTTCGTGGCGGGCCGCTGGTCCTCCCCGTTCTGGCAGATCTGGGACCTCACCATGCTGTGGCTGGCCCAGCTGCACGGCGGCAACGGCCTGCGCACCGTCATCGACGATTACTCGCGCAAAGACTCCACCCGCTTCTGGCTGAAGGCCGCGCTGGCTGTCTCCATGATCCTGGTCATGGGTGTCGGCACCTATGTCATCTTCACCTTCGACCCCAACATCAGTTAG